Proteins from a genomic interval of Candidatus Edwardsbacteria bacterium:
- a CDS encoding OsmC family protein, with the protein MQLTLDWVKDLQFAASDDAGHGIVVESKKDGTPSGFTPMQLLLIAQAGCMAMDVVSILKKKRAELVGFRVLMDGTRAEEHPKRFTEMNFIFEARGHVPPEALGEAIQLSKEKYCSVSATIQNGVKMKIESRVVS; encoded by the coding sequence ATGCAATTGACATTGGATTGGGTCAAGGACCTGCAGTTCGCCGCCAGCGACGATGCTGGCCACGGCATAGTAGTCGAATCGAAGAAGGACGGAACCCCGTCGGGCTTCACCCCCATGCAGTTGCTGCTGATCGCCCAGGCCGGATGCATGGCTATGGATGTGGTCTCCATTCTGAAAAAGAAACGGGCGGAACTGGTAGGATTCCGGGTGCTGATGGACGGAACCAGAGCCGAGGAACATCCCAAAAGATTCACCGAAATGAATTTTATCTTTGAGGCCCGGGGCCATGTCCCGCCGGAGGCGCTGGGGGAAGCTATCCAGCTTTCCAAGGAAAAATACTGCTCGGTCTCGGCCACCATCCAGAACGGGGTCAAGATGAAAATAGAAAGCCGGGTGGTAAGCTGA
- a CDS encoding YtxH domain-containing protein, with protein sequence MHPILKIILGAVGGAALGFLYYKFVGCRTGACPMAANPWISTLVWAVIGGLLMSGLNK encoded by the coding sequence ATGCATCCGATATTAAAGATCATTCTGGGGGCTGTCGGAGGAGCGGCTTTGGGCTTTTTATATTATAAATTCGTCGGCTGCCGCACCGGGGCCTGCCCCATGGCCGCCAACCCCTGGATCAGCACCCTGGTCTGGGCAGTCATCGGCGGGCTGCTGATGTCCGGCCTCAACAAGTAA
- a CDS encoding DUF255 domain-containing protein, with product MNRYLPLLILALSLTTGISCAGNKKAEKDDVKSVQAKAEWLAFDQAMEKAAADKKYVVVDFYTDWCKWCKVMDDKTYADSSVAAALKENFVIAKINGESSEKITYLGKTMAQSDFTINMKVSGFPSTLFMDSDGKVIGILPGYIEAPVFLKILAYVSTEAYKTKKLDDYLSGK from the coding sequence ATGAATAGATACCTCCCCCTGCTGATCCTGGCCTTATCGCTGACCACCGGAATTTCCTGCGCCGGCAACAAGAAAGCCGAAAAGGATGATGTCAAATCCGTTCAGGCCAAAGCCGAGTGGCTGGCCTTCGACCAGGCCATGGAAAAGGCCGCCGCCGACAAGAAGTATGTGGTGGTTGACTTCTATACCGACTGGTGCAAATGGTGCAAGGTGATGGACGATAAAACCTACGCCGATTCTTCGGTGGCAGCGGCCCTGAAGGAGAATTTCGTCATTGCCAAAATAAACGGCGAGAGCTCGGAAAAGATCACCTACCTAGGAAAGACCATGGCCCAGTCGGATTTCACCATAAACATGAAGGTCAGCGGATTTCCCTCCACCCTGTTCATGGACAGCGACGGGAAGGTGATCGGCATTCTGCCGGGTTATATCGAGGCCCCGGTATTTTTAAAGATCCTGGCCTATGTATCCACCGAAGCCTATAAGACCAAGAAGCTGGACGATTATCTTTCCGGGAAATAG
- a CDS encoding redoxin domain-containing protein, with product MKIGQKAPDFILRDQHNAEFKLSAFKGRKVLLSFHPLAWTKVCARQMQSLEKNLKTFDLLNTMPVGLSVDTVPSKHAWAKTLKARNLRMLADFWPHGKVAKAYGLFREKEGFSERANIIIDEFGQVIWIKVYPIKELPDIKEIIKVLSK from the coding sequence ATCAAGATCGGCCAGAAGGCCCCTGATTTTATTTTACGGGATCAGCACAATGCCGAATTCAAACTGAGTGCTTTCAAGGGGCGCAAGGTGTTGCTGTCCTTCCATCCGCTGGCCTGGACCAAGGTCTGCGCCAGGCAGATGCAATCGCTGGAGAAGAATCTCAAGACCTTCGACCTGCTCAACACCATGCCGGTGGGACTCAGCGTGGATACCGTTCCCTCCAAACACGCCTGGGCCAAAACGCTGAAGGCAAGAAACCTGCGGATGCTGGCTGATTTCTGGCCGCACGGCAAGGTGGCCAAGGCCTACGGCCTGTTCCGGGAGAAGGAGGGCTTCTCCGAACGGGCCAATATCATCATTGACGAGTTCGGACAGGTGATCTGGATAAAAGTTTACCCGATAAAAGAACTACCGGATATCAAAGAGATAATCAAAGTGCTCTCAAAATAA
- a CDS encoding nitroreductase family protein → MDVVTAIQTRRAYRSLDPVAITAELINELTKAAGLAASCFNKQPWRFVFVYEKETLEKMHGALSKGNEWAYDASMIIAVVAKKDDDCVIKDGREYYLFDTGMAAAHLILRATELGLVAHPIAGFDPEKVKEILAIPEEMTVITLVNVGKHAEKIGPRLSPDQAKGEKERPPRKPPEEFAFHNRYGKGEGK, encoded by the coding sequence ATGGACGTCGTAACCGCCATTCAAACCCGCCGGGCCTACCGGTCGCTGGACCCGGTGGCCATCACCGCTGAACTGATAAATGAACTGACCAAGGCCGCCGGCCTGGCCGCTTCCTGTTTCAACAAACAGCCCTGGCGTTTCGTGTTCGTTTATGAGAAGGAAACGCTGGAAAAAATGCACGGCGCCTTGTCCAAGGGCAACGAGTGGGCCTACGACGCCTCGATGATCATCGCCGTGGTCGCTAAAAAGGACGATGACTGCGTCATCAAGGACGGGCGGGAATATTATCTGTTCGACACCGGCATGGCCGCCGCCCATCTGATCCTGCGGGCCACCGAGCTGGGGCTGGTGGCCCATCCCATCGCCGGGTTCGATCCGGAAAAGGTCAAAGAAATATTGGCAATACCCGAGGAAATGACTGTGATCACCCTGGTCAATGTGGGAAAGCACGCGGAGAAGATTGGGCCCAGGCTGAGCCCCGATCAGGCCAAGGGAGAGAAGGAGCGGCCGCCCCGGAAGCCCCCGGAGGAATTCGCCTTTCATAATAGGTATGGTAAGGGTGAGGGGAAGTAG
- a CDS encoding 4Fe-4S binding protein has product MFSKLTTRTKRLYVQIAATVLTFSYFLAPVLKYIPCPTLTCYACPLSVFACPIGTLQHFVIIGVFPFFLLGILFLIGALVGRWACGYLCPFGLFQDILARIRKKKFDPPSWLGWGRYVSLFGVAVIIPALTHEPWFSKLCPVGTIEAGIPYVAAALLKIKLPGQPFDALGMVGNFFWLKIFLLALTIAAAIYIKRPFCRYICPLGGIFGMFSRISLLQIKVDQYETSENVDCKKLCPVDMDITRDPASADCIRCLQCTKCPGVKLEKPIKIINRTKTSVKTPSPRKH; this is encoded by the coding sequence ATGTTCTCCAAGCTTACCACCAGAACCAAACGGCTCTATGTTCAGATAGCGGCCACCGTCCTCACCTTTTCGTATTTCCTGGCGCCGGTTCTGAAGTATATCCCCTGCCCGACGCTGACTTGCTATGCCTGCCCGTTGTCGGTGTTCGCCTGCCCCATCGGAACCCTGCAGCACTTCGTGATCATCGGAGTGTTCCCCTTCTTCCTGCTGGGCATCCTTTTCCTGATCGGGGCATTAGTGGGACGCTGGGCTTGCGGATATCTGTGCCCCTTCGGGTTGTTCCAGGATATTCTGGCCAGGATCCGAAAGAAGAAATTCGATCCGCCTTCCTGGCTGGGCTGGGGACGCTATGTGTCGCTGTTCGGGGTGGCCGTCATCATCCCGGCCTTGACCCATGAGCCCTGGTTCTCCAAGCTCTGCCCGGTGGGGACCATCGAGGCCGGGATACCCTATGTAGCCGCCGCCCTGCTGAAGATAAAACTGCCAGGCCAGCCTTTCGACGCCCTGGGAATGGTGGGAAACTTTTTCTGGCTGAAGATCTTCCTTCTGGCCCTGACCATCGCCGCCGCTATTTACATCAAAAGGCCGTTCTGCCGCTATATCTGCCCGCTGGGGGGCATCTTCGGAATGTTCAGCCGGATCTCCCTGCTGCAGATAAAAGTGGATCAGTACGAAACCTCGGAAAATGTCGACTGCAAAAAGCTGTGCCCGGTGGACATGGACATCACCCGGGATCCGGCCTCGGCCGACTGCATCCGTTGCCTGCAATGCACCAAATGCCCCGGAGTAAAACTGGAAAAACCCATCAAAATCATTAACCGAACAAAGACCTCCGTAAAAACACCTTCCCCACGGAAACATTAA
- a CDS encoding DEAD/DEAH box helicase, giving the protein MPLRKLLSLFKGKKKETAEPEKTDHKPAARHHAPERTTVRHSGGQNRRPHQQPPRPAAARRPDHPKPHHQPRAETPRPATYRKPEHPKPHPQPRTETPRTATYRKPEHPRPHTQPRTDTHRPAAVVHHPPQQHKKPAAPTGPQLKFDQLGLAPFLLKAINEEGYADPTPIQQQTIPLALSGKDLLGCAQTGTGKTAAFALPILQKLTRPEVVGQQFRDIKALIVTPTRELAAQIGQSFAAYGRHSGLRYAVIYGGVFQGHQQKAMKGGVDILVATPGRLLDMMNQRLILLHKVEILVLDEADRMLDMGFINDIRKIVAKVPIRRQTLFFSATMPSEIRHLAGSILDNPVSISVTPDTSAAETVEQSVYFVERNDKPDLLKHLLSDEIFTRALVFTRTKVRADRVARKLTSDGIPASAIHGDKSQGARERVLAGFKDGSIRVLVASDIVSRGIDIDAISHVVNFDVPQQAEAYIHRIGRTGRAGAIGSAITFCDAEERGDLREIEKLLDKSIPVVSEHPYKSEMSVHEAVSEHRRRTGRKPQQGRSGQRPQRVSQAGQRPKQAPAAAPKTTHASHKPGSGRPGRRG; this is encoded by the coding sequence ATGCCCTTAAGAAAATTATTGTCCCTGTTCAAGGGAAAGAAAAAAGAAACGGCCGAGCCCGAGAAGACCGATCATAAACCGGCCGCCCGGCACCATGCCCCGGAGCGGACCACCGTTCGCCATTCCGGCGGGCAAAACCGGCGGCCCCACCAACAGCCTCCCCGGCCGGCAGCGGCCCGAAGACCGGACCATCCCAAACCGCATCATCAGCCCAGGGCCGAAACTCCCCGGCCGGCGACCTATCGCAAGCCGGAACACCCCAAGCCGCATCCCCAGCCCAGGACGGAAACTCCCCGGACGGCCACCTATCGCAAACCGGAACATCCCAGGCCGCATACCCAGCCAAGAACGGATACTCACCGTCCGGCGGCAGTGGTTCACCATCCGCCCCAGCAGCATAAAAAGCCGGCGGCGCCTACCGGGCCCCAGCTTAAGTTCGACCAGTTGGGCCTAGCCCCGTTCCTGCTGAAGGCCATCAATGAGGAGGGCTACGCCGATCCCACTCCCATCCAGCAGCAGACCATCCCGCTGGCCCTGTCCGGCAAGGATCTTCTGGGTTGCGCCCAGACCGGCACCGGCAAGACCGCTGCTTTCGCCCTACCCATATTGCAGAAGCTGACCCGCCCGGAAGTGGTGGGACAGCAGTTCCGCGACATCAAGGCTTTGATAGTGACCCCCACCCGGGAACTGGCGGCCCAGATCGGCCAGAGCTTCGCCGCCTACGGCCGCCACAGCGGTCTGCGCTATGCCGTGATCTACGGCGGGGTCTTTCAGGGGCATCAGCAGAAGGCCATGAAAGGCGGGGTGGATATATTGGTGGCCACCCCCGGACGGTTATTGGACATGATGAACCAGCGGCTGATCCTGCTGCACAAGGTGGAGATCCTGGTGCTGGACGAGGCCGACCGGATGCTGGACATGGGTTTCATCAACGACATCCGCAAGATCGTGGCCAAGGTACCCATCCGCCGGCAGACCCTGTTCTTCTCGGCCACCATGCCCTCGGAGATTCGCCATCTGGCCGGAAGCATTCTGGACAATCCGGTGTCCATCTCGGTGACGCCCGACACCTCTGCCGCCGAGACGGTGGAGCAATCGGTATATTTTGTGGAGCGGAACGACAAGCCCGATCTGCTCAAGCATCTGTTATCGGATGAGATTTTTACCCGGGCGTTGGTGTTCACCCGCACCAAGGTCAGGGCCGACCGGGTGGCCCGAAAGCTGACATCCGACGGCATTCCGGCCTCGGCCATCCACGGGGACAAATCCCAGGGAGCCCGGGAACGGGTGCTGGCCGGGTTCAAGGACGGCTCCATCCGGGTGCTGGTGGCCTCGGATATCGTCTCCCGGGGGATCGATATCGACGCCATCTCCCACGTGGTGAATTTTGACGTACCCCAGCAGGCCGAGGCCTACATCCACCGCATCGGGCGGACCGGCCGGGCCGGGGCCATAGGCAGCGCTATCACCTTCTGCGATGCCGAGGAGCGGGGGGATTTGCGGGAGATAGAGAAACTTTTGGATAAGTCCATTCCGGTGGTAAGCGAGCATCCTTATAAGTCGGAGATGTCGGTACACGAAGCGGTCAGCGAACACCGTCGCCGGACCGGACGGAAGCCCCAGCAGGGGCGCTCCGGGCAACGGCCACAACGGGTATCGCAAGCCGGCCAGCGGCCCAAGCAGGCCCCAGCGGCCGCCCCCAAGACCACCCACGCCAGCCACAAACCGGGCAGCGGCCGTCCGGGACGGAGAGGGTAG
- the hemW gene encoding radical SAM family heme chaperone HemW, with product MNNVYIHIPFCLAKCGYCGFNSRPLVSESEAGDYCQALMKEIANCKMKNDNLETVCFGGGTPSLLSATQLSEILGAVQEKFGPVSDGCETTIEANPGTVDIYKLSDLHEAGFNRLSLGVQSFDPDLLKLMGRLHNPEQAVKAFYDARQAGFRNISLDLIFALPGQGLSGWEDDLKKALELGPEHISLYSLTYEPETEFTRQKGQGRLTPAPEELEEEMYLAAIETMGSAGYAHYEVSNFARKNYRSRHNLNYWVGGDYLGSGAGAHSHIDGKRWSNFKEADKYISALTKGNSPAEMEENLTREQRIFEAIFLGLRMVEGIAVREFEKKWGIKPREYMPQVWRKLEENYYLEKEGGRVRLNIEGLLLSDTILADFAP from the coding sequence ATGAATAACGTTTATATTCACATTCCGTTCTGCCTGGCCAAATGCGGGTACTGCGGTTTCAATTCCCGCCCGCTTGTTTCCGAATCGGAGGCCGGGGATTATTGCCAGGCTCTGATGAAAGAGATTGCAAATTGTAAAATGAAAAATGACAATTTGGAAACAGTCTGCTTTGGAGGAGGAACGCCCAGCCTGCTTTCGGCGACTCAACTATCAGAGATATTGGGAGCGGTCCAAGAAAAGTTCGGGCCGGTCAGCGATGGTTGCGAGACGACCATCGAGGCCAACCCCGGGACGGTGGATATCTACAAACTGTCCGATCTGCACGAGGCCGGCTTCAACCGGCTAAGCCTGGGGGTGCAATCATTCGATCCCGATCTTTTAAAATTGATGGGCCGCCTCCACAATCCGGAGCAGGCCGTAAAAGCTTTTTATGATGCCCGGCAAGCTGGTTTCAGAAATATCAGCTTGGACCTGATCTTTGCCCTGCCGGGGCAGGGATTGTCCGGCTGGGAAGACGATCTTAAAAAAGCCCTGGAACTGGGGCCGGAACATATCTCGCTTTACTCCTTGACCTATGAGCCGGAGACCGAGTTCACCAGGCAAAAGGGCCAGGGCCGGCTCACTCCGGCGCCCGAAGAGCTGGAGGAGGAGATGTATCTGGCGGCCATCGAGACCATGGGCTCCGCCGGGTATGCCCATTACGAGGTATCCAACTTCGCCAGAAAGAATTATCGCTCCCGGCATAATCTCAACTACTGGGTCGGTGGGGATTATCTGGGCTCCGGGGCCGGGGCTCATTCCCATATTGACGGGAAACGCTGGTCCAACTTCAAGGAGGCCGATAAATATATCTCTGCGCTAACAAAAGGGAACAGCCCGGCCGAGATGGAAGAGAATCTTACCCGGGAGCAGAGGATATTCGAAGCCATATTTCTGGGTTTAAGGATGGTTGAGGGGATAGCTGTCAGGGAATTTGAAAAAAAGTGGGGGATAAAGCCCAGGGAATATATGCCCCAGGTGTGGCGCAAGCTGGAGGAGAATTATTACCTGGAGAAGGAGGGCGGCCGGGTTAGGCTGAACATCGAAGGGCTGCTGCTGTCGGATACGATTCTGGCGGACTTCGCCCCGTAG
- a CDS encoding type IV pilus twitching motility protein PilT, whose translation MDQLMEELVLREASDLHIRVGEPPIYRIGGRLVRSEFPVLGENDTRALLFSIMNVEQQKRFDQDLELDFAFGLPGVARFRVNSFRQRGYAGAVMRVIPLKIKTIEEWGLPPILKDLALMPRGLVLVTGPTGSGKSTSLAAMVEHINQQRKAHIITLEDPIEFLYKDNQSVIEQREVGSDTPSFASGLSHVMRQNPDVILVGEMRNYETMSLSIAAAETGHLVLATLHTTDAAQTVDRIINTYPPESQAQARVQLATVLQAVISQALLPAVGKNKLAGAFEIMVCTPAVRSVIRDGKTPQIYSLIQTGAKFGMQSLDQALKDLVRSGTVTLDDALAKSSNPQELEQSIGR comes from the coding sequence ATGGATCAGCTCATGGAGGAGCTGGTGTTGCGGGAGGCCTCCGACCTGCATATCCGGGTCGGGGAGCCGCCTATTTATCGCATCGGCGGAAGGTTGGTGCGCAGCGAATTCCCGGTGCTGGGCGAGAACGACACCCGGGCCCTGCTGTTCAGCATCATGAATGTCGAACAGCAGAAAAGATTCGACCAGGATCTGGAGCTGGATTTCGCCTTCGGCCTGCCGGGGGTGGCCCGCTTCCGGGTGAACTCCTTCCGCCAGCGGGGCTACGCCGGCGCGGTGATGCGGGTGATACCGCTAAAAATAAAGACCATCGAGGAGTGGGGTCTGCCGCCCATCTTGAAGGATCTGGCCCTGATGCCCCGTGGCCTGGTGCTGGTCACCGGACCCACCGGCTCCGGGAAATCCACCAGTCTGGCGGCCATGGTGGAGCACATCAATCAGCAGCGCAAAGCCCATATCATCACCCTGGAGGATCCCATCGAGTTCCTTTACAAGGACAACCAATCGGTGATCGAACAGCGCGAGGTGGGGTCCGACACCCCCAGCTTCGCCTCCGGCCTGAGCCATGTCATGCGCCAGAACCCCGACGTGATATTGGTGGGAGAGATGCGCAACTACGAGACCATGTCGCTGTCCATCGCAGCAGCCGAGACCGGCCACCTGGTGCTGGCCACCCTGCACACCACCGACGCCGCCCAGACGGTGGACCGCATCATCAATACCTATCCACCGGAGTCCCAGGCCCAGGCCCGGGTCCAGCTGGCCACCGTGCTTCAGGCGGTGATATCGCAGGCCCTGCTTCCGGCGGTGGGCAAGAACAAACTGGCCGGGGCCTTCGAGATCATGGTGTGCACCCCGGCGGTTCGCAGCGTCATCCGCGACGGCAAGACCCCCCAGATATATTCGCTGATCCAGACCGGCGCCAAGTTCGGCATGCAGAGCCTGGATCAGGCCCTCAAGGACCTGGTGCGCAGTGGCACCGTCACCCTGGACGACGCCCTGGCCAAGTCGTCCAATCCCCAGGAACTGGAACAGTCGATAGGTAGATGA
- a CDS encoding type IV pilus twitching motility protein PilT has translation MQLPELLYMIYQKGASDLILKVGNNPMMRLQGSLVALELPPLNSEDTKRFAVEIMTKEQLERFRRDKELDISCSIANLCRFRASAFIQRGEFGLVFRLIPNKIPNMDELGLPIISKNLAMRPRGLVLVTGPAGCGKSTTIASMINTRNANQECHIITVEDPIEFVYQDLKAEINQREVGKDTLSFTNALKSVLRQDPDVIVVGEMRDLETISLAITAAETGHLVLSTLHTTDAMQTIDRIVDVFPPHQQTQVRMQLSGNLLGVISQVLLKRADGNGRVMAYEIMLVNSAIRNLIREAKTSQIPSAIQMGMKQGMTTLNYSLADLVRRKVVTPEEALGHTDNQEDLKALLARPVQPAPGPVK, from the coding sequence ATGCAGCTTCCCGAACTTTTATACATGATATACCAGAAGGGCGCTTCCGACCTGATTTTGAAGGTGGGGAACAACCCCATGATGCGCCTGCAGGGAAGCCTGGTGGCGTTGGAGCTTCCCCCGCTCAATTCCGAGGACACCAAGCGCTTCGCGGTGGAGATCATGACCAAGGAGCAGCTGGAGCGCTTCCGCCGTGACAAGGAGCTGGATATCTCCTGTTCCATCGCCAACCTCTGCCGCTTCCGGGCCTCGGCCTTCATTCAGCGCGGGGAGTTCGGCCTGGTATTCCGGCTGATCCCCAACAAGATCCCCAACATGGATGAGCTGGGCCTGCCCATCATCTCCAAGAACCTGGCCATGCGCCCCCGGGGACTGGTGCTGGTTACCGGGCCGGCCGGCTGCGGAAAATCCACCACCATCGCCTCGATGATCAACACCCGCAACGCCAACCAGGAATGCCATATCATCACCGTCGAGGACCCCATCGAGTTCGTCTATCAGGACCTCAAGGCCGAGATCAACCAGCGCGAGGTGGGCAAGGACACCCTGTCCTTCACCAACGCCCTTAAGAGCGTACTGCGCCAGGATCCCGACGTGATCGTGGTGGGCGAGATGCGGGATCTGGAGACCATCTCCCTGGCCATTACCGCGGCCGAGACCGGGCATTTGGTGCTCTCCACTTTGCACACCACCGACGCCATGCAGACCATCGACCGGATAGTGGACGTCTTTCCGCCCCACCAGCAGACCCAGGTCCGGATGCAGCTGTCGGGAAACCTGCTGGGCGTCATCTCCCAGGTGCTGCTGAAGAGGGCCGACGGCAACGGGCGGGTGATGGCCTACGAGATCATGCTGGTCAACAGCGCCATCCGGAATCTGATCCGGGAGGCCAAGACCTCCCAGATACCCTCGGCCATTCAGATGGGCATGAAACAGGGAATGACCACCCTCAATTATTCGCTGGCCGACCTAGTGCGGCGCAAGGTGGTCACCCCCGAGGAGGCCCTCGGCCACACCGACAACCAGGAGGACCTGAAAGCACTCCTAGCCCGCCCGGTTCAGCCGGCGCCAGGACCGGTCAAATAA
- a CDS encoding SPASM domain-containing protein, whose protein sequence is MMKASRYNHIIWRRNLPQLLYNSWHHRFLELDNAQSAVYGGLSLPLTYNLINQKDPSVAKLVADLDKMEFLIDDNRDELKQIEVLSHLHRFDRSRLELWINPTTRCDQNCPGCPYQDSRSDLTAPALEKIFRLISGRTPGLKQLRINWWGGQPALAWKMVLDFDKKLAELARQFGFEYSYRTISSGGGPANRLTALSRENELYLNIESVDLNNLPAAPVVLLGDIAGILKKIDKLPPRSRIRFIKNIPGGKLCRNVNHLCHSAPNLEDEEVGDINRLLEAGFTVENLPRPKLVSCQATDPQSFIIDAAGNSYRCWDDLGGPKKMLPEDTDDPMAPQNFRWLDWDPYHEAHCRMCNILPWCLGGCRARPPDADCSQWHYALREMLSLAAAAKKKGA, encoded by the coding sequence ATGATGAAAGCTTCCCGCTACAATCATATCATCTGGCGCCGCAATCTGCCGCAGCTGCTGTACAATTCCTGGCACCATCGGTTTTTGGAATTGGACAATGCCCAGTCTGCGGTCTACGGCGGACTGTCCCTGCCCCTGACCTATAATCTGATCAACCAGAAGGATCCATCGGTAGCCAAGCTGGTGGCCGATCTGGACAAAATGGAATTCCTGATCGATGACAACCGTGACGAACTGAAGCAGATCGAGGTGCTTAGCCACCTGCACCGCTTCGACCGCAGCCGCCTAGAGCTGTGGATCAACCCCACCACCCGCTGCGACCAGAACTGCCCCGGCTGTCCCTATCAGGACAGCCGCTCCGATCTGACGGCTCCGGCCCTGGAGAAGATATTCCGGCTGATATCCGGGCGAACGCCGGGCCTGAAGCAATTGCGCATCAACTGGTGGGGCGGCCAGCCGGCCCTGGCCTGGAAGATGGTGCTGGATTTCGATAAAAAGCTGGCCGAGCTGGCGCGGCAATTTGGTTTCGAATATTCCTACCGCACCATCAGCAGCGGCGGCGGCCCGGCCAATCGATTGACCGCCCTGTCCCGGGAGAACGAATTGTATCTGAACATCGAATCTGTCGACCTTAATAATCTGCCTGCGGCCCCGGTCGTTCTGCTGGGAGACATCGCCGGGATCTTAAAAAAAATTGATAAACTTCCTCCGAGATCACGGATCAGATTCATAAAAAATATCCCCGGGGGGAAACTCTGCCGGAATGTCAACCATTTGTGCCACAGCGCGCCAAATCTGGAGGACGAGGAGGTGGGGGACATCAACCGCCTGCTGGAAGCAGGCTTCACGGTTGAGAATCTGCCCCGCCCCAAACTGGTGTCCTGCCAGGCGACCGACCCCCAGAGCTTCATAATCGACGCCGCCGGGAACAGCTATAGATGCTGGGATGATCTGGGGGGCCCGAAGAAAATGCTGCCGGAGGATACAGATGATCCGATGGCCCCCCAGAATTTCCGCTGGCTGGACTGGGACCCTTACCATGAGGCCCATTGCCGGATGTGCAACATCCTGCCCTGGTGCCTGGGCGGCTGCCGGGCCAGGCCGCCCGATGCCGACTGCAGCCAGTGGCACTATGCTCTCAGAGAGATGCTGTCGCTGGCCGCGGCGGCAAAAAAGAAGGGGGCCTGA
- a CDS encoding tetratricopeptide repeat protein, with protein MEFETEQHYKAGLELFSKGRYGEAIQELKRAIKLSPKFPDLQNQLGMSYHFNGQFEEAVKGFHAAIELNPRYVEAYLNLAISLNELGRYEDAVKYFNKASEAEDIKDGLTLSIRNRLAETHTKLGITYSDIGYHYEAVEEFGKALSINPHYPDIRLRLAKSYLSLNNFHKTIGEIEIILSSNPNYIEAMILLGVAYMKDDQKELAREQWNKCLEIDPNNIRVKTYLALMDKEK; from the coding sequence ATGGAATTCGAAACCGAACAACACTACAAGGCGGGCCTGGAACTGTTTTCCAAGGGCCGCTACGGCGAGGCCATTCAGGAGCTAAAGCGGGCGATCAAGCTGTCGCCCAAGTTTCCGGACCTCCAAAACCAGCTGGGAATGTCCTACCATTTCAACGGGCAGTTCGAGGAGGCGGTAAAAGGCTTCCATGCCGCCATTGAGCTCAATCCCCGCTATGTGGAGGCCTACCTGAACCTGGCCATCAGCCTGAATGAGCTGGGGCGCTACGAGGATGCGGTGAAGTACTTCAACAAAGCCTCGGAGGCCGAGGATATCAAGGACGGGCTGACCCTCAGCATCCGCAACCGGCTGGCCGAGACTCATACCAAGCTGGGGATCACCTACAGCGACATCGGCTATCATTACGAAGCGGTGGAGGAATTCGGCAAGGCCCTGAGCATCAACCCCCATTACCCCGACATCCGGCTCCGGCTGGCCAAGAGCTACTTAAGCCTGAACAATTTTCACAAGACCATCGGCGAGATAGAGATCATTTTGTCCTCCAACCCCAATTACATCGAGGCCATGATCCTGCTGGGGGTGGCTTATATGAAGGACGACCAGAAGGAGCTGGCCCGGGAGCAGTGGAATAAATGCTTGGAGATCGACCCCAACAATATCCGGGTAAAAACCTACCTGGCATTGATGGACAAGGAGAAATGA
- a CDS encoding secondary thiamine-phosphate synthase enzyme YjbQ: protein MQSYRKELWFNVPSRRGFVNITGQVNECLKESGIREGLCLVNAMHITASVFINDDEGGLHQDYEKWLESLAPHEPVSQYLHNRTGEDNGDAHLKRQVMGREVVVAITKGKLDFGPWEQIFYGEFDGRRKKRVLVKIIGN, encoded by the coding sequence ATGCAATCATACCGGAAAGAACTTTGGTTCAACGTCCCCTCCCGCCGGGGGTTCGTGAATATCACCGGACAGGTAAACGAATGTCTTAAAGAAAGCGGGATCAGGGAGGGCTTGTGCCTGGTCAACGCCATGCACATCACCGCCAGCGTCTTTATAAATGACGACGAGGGCGGCCTGCACCAGGATTACGAAAAATGGCTGGAATCTTTGGCCCCGCATGAGCCGGTATCACAATATCTGCATAACCGGACCGGCGAGGACAACGGCGACGCCCACCTAAAAAGGCAGGTCATGGGACGGGAGGTGGTGGTGGCGATCACCAAGGGAAAGCTGGATTTTGGTCCCTGGGAACAGATATTCTACGGCGAGTTTGACGGAAGAAGAAAGAAAAGAGTATTGGTAAAGATAATTGGAAACTAA